Proteins found in one Micropterus dolomieu isolate WLL.071019.BEF.003 ecotype Adirondacks linkage group LG10, ASM2129224v1, whole genome shotgun sequence genomic segment:
- the LOC123978167 gene encoding alpha-N-acetylgalactosaminidase-like, with protein sequence MHVAVLVFASALSATTFALNNGVMRTPPMGWLAWERFRCDIDCDNDPKNCISENLFIDMADRLSEDGWRELGYVYVNIDDCWSSMERDKKGRLQPDPKRFPGGIPRLARYMHDRGLKLGIYGDMGTHTCGGYPGTTLDKIEIDAQTFADWEVDMFKFDGCYSNATDQEQGYPLMAKALNATGRPIGYSCSWPAYQGGLPPKVNYTQLGEICNLWRNYGDIQDSWDSVLNIIDWFSKNQDVLIPAAGPGRWNDPDMLLAGNFGLSMDQSRAQMALWAIMAAPLFMSNDLRTISSGARTILQNKMAISINQDPMGIQGRRIVKEKFGIEVFWRPLSRNASALVFFSRRNDMPYRYKTSLSKLNYTTGSYKLFDVFTGKITVLNDKTNFVVSVNPTGVVMWYVSEPAKLDLHRFYKGGRLRGSAYDDDENAIPHVFL encoded by the exons ATGCATGTGGCAGTGCTTGTCTTTGCCTCTGCGCTCTCTGCGACCACCTTCGCCCTCAACAATGGCGTGATGAGGACCCCTCCCATGGGCTGGCTGGCCTGGGAACGATTCCGCTGTGACATTGACTGTGACAACGACCCTAAAAACTGCATCAG TGAGAATTTGTTCATTGACATGGCAGACAGACTTTCAGAGGACGGCTGGAGGGAACTTGGCTACGTCTATGTGAACATAGATGACTGCTGGTCCTCCATGGAGCGAGACAAGAAGGGGCGGCTGCAACCTGACCCTAAAAG GTTCCCAGGAGGCATCCCAAGACTGGCGCGCTACATGCATGACAGGGGTCTCAAGTTGGGGATCTATGGGGACATGGGCACACACACCTGTGGGGGCTACCCCGGAACCACACTGGACAAGATCGAGATAGACGCTCAGACCTTTGCTGACTGGGAGGTGGATATGTTTAAATTTGATGGCTGTTATTCTAATGCCACAGATCAAGAGCAGG GTTACCCTCTAATGGCAAAGGCTTTAAATGCTACCGGCCGTCCCATTGGCTATTCTTGCAGTTGGCCTGCCTACCAGGGCGGCTTGCCACCTAAG GTAAACTACACTCAGCTGGGCGAGATCTGCAACCTGTGGCGTAACTATGGCGACATCCAGGACTCTTGGGACAGTGTCCTTAACATTATTGACTGGTTCTCTAAGAACCAGGATGTCCTGATACCTGCAGCTGGACCTGGAAGGTGGAACGACCCAGATATG CTGCTTGCTGGCAACTTTGGCCTCAGCATGGACCAGTCTCGAGCTCAGATGGCTCTCTGGGCCATCATGGCTGCTCCTCTTTTCATGTCCAATGACCTGCGCACCATCAGCAGCGGGGCTCGCACCATCCTGCAGAATAAAATGGCCATCAGCATCAACCAGGACCCCATGGGCATACAGGGAAGACGCATCGTAAAG GAGAAGTTTGGCATTGAAGTGTTCTGGCGCCCCCTGTCACGCAATGCAAGTGCATTAGTATTTTTCAGTCGTCGTAATGACATGCCCTACCGCTACAAGACTTCACTCAGCAAACTCAACTACACCACTGGCAGCTACAAG CTGTTTGATGTCTTCACTGGGAAAATCACGGTGCTGAATGACAAAACTAACTTTGTGGTGTCGGTGAACCCCACTGGTGTGGTCATGTGGTACGTCTCTGAACCTGCAAAACTGGACCTCCACCGGTTCTATAAAGGTGGCAGACTTCGGGGATCTGCCTACGACGATGATGAAAACGCTATTCCTCATGTCTTCCTCTGA
- the LOC123977849 gene encoding uncharacterized protein LOC123977849: MAETSLGVLGVVKTFLPSTAAGFAFGEAALFAVGPSLTEDAILLTAATVASGRAGSTGVGVVAACLVFTSVLISLGSGLLLAAMVMKLWTKVGVRLPWLVGAMTGASVVVGAVSTGVLAGILPPFIYIAAQGFLVLIVYSYSNINDMTMALLIIFTTLYLSVVYGRMGAIVGLFVTGLTICVLCALRKALTERLTQRQKSNTGCQLLERIFFYSIFVGILGFSVGLGAGEAGEGSKAEVVLMLQSVLWVAFLSAGLLGAGLGTVATVGLGQEVAGKVAVGAAIMSSLALRAILQWSVSLGTRSSMGGALGAATAAGVSLGAASVAAKQVFGSRNSALIVLGSVVVGAILAMRGVALTATLLTTSELITITLVGAGAFVLGAPKSPFHTDVNLRRGPLTGPELIKGIGMETVTAAAAPIGAGALGAAVLGTAALGRLGTVGVLVAILLALGSTLSGMIGKSPPTTSSHRD; encoded by the exons ATGGCAGAGACGAGCCTTG GTGTTTTGGGTGTGGTGAAGACTTTCCTACCAAGCACAGCAGCAGGTTTTGCATTTGGAGAAGCTGCATTATTTGCAGTTGGGCCCTCACTGACTGAAGATGCCATCTTGCTAACTGCTGCGACTGTGGCTTCTGGACGAGCCGGTTCCACAGGTGTCGGAGTGGTGGCGGCTTGCCTCGTGTTCACCTCAGTGCTCATTTCTCTGGGAAGTGGTTTACTCCTAGCTGCCATGGTGATGAAGCTCTGGACTAAAGTTGGAGTGAGGTTGCCGTGGTTAGTGGGGGCCATGACAGGAGCTTCTGTTGTGGTAGGTGCTGTCTCTACTGGAGTGTTAGCGGGCATCCTTCCACCATTCATCTACATCGCAGCCCAAGGCTTTCTGGTCCTTATAGTCTACTCATACTCCAACATTAACGACATGACCATGGCTCTGCTAATCATCTTCACCACGCTCTACCTCAGTGTAGTATATGGAAGAATGGGTGCCATAGTTGGACTCTTTGTCACCGGATTGACAATCTGTGTGCTTTGTGCCCTGCGAAAGGCTCTGACAGAGAGGctgacacaaagacaaaaatctaACACCGGGTGCCAGCTTTTGGAGAGGATATTCTTCTACTCTATTTTTGTGGGGATACTGGGATTTTCAGTAGGTTTGGGGGCAGGTGAAGCAGGAGAGGGGTCTAAAGCTGAGGTGGTTTTGATGCTGCAGTCGGTCCTCTGGGTGGCgtttctgtctgcaggtctgctAGGAGCTGGCCTGGGAACAGTGGCCACAGTCGGGCTGGGCCAAGAGGTGGCTGGAAAGGTCGCTGTGGGAGCTGCTATAATGTCATCACTTGCCCTGAGAGCCATTCTGCAATGGAGCGTTTCTCTGGGGACCCGAAGCAGCATGGGGGGAGCGTTAGGAGCAGCCACAGCTGCAGGGGTGTCACTCGGCGCTGCAAGTGTTGCAGCAAAACAAGTGTTCGGATCTAGAAATTCAGCTTTAATAGTTTTaggttcagttgttgtcggtGCAATTCTGGCAATGCGAGGTGTAGCACTGACAGCAACTCTGCTGACAACATCAGAACTTATAACAATCACCCTTGTTGGAGCAGGGGCATTTGTTCTGGGTGCACCAAAGAGCCCGTTCCACACTGATGTGAATCTACGAAGGGGCCCTCTCACCGGTCCAGAGCTAATTAAAGGAATCGGCATGGAGACGGTCACCGCAGCAGCAGCGCCTATTGGAGCCGGGGCACTAGGGGCCGCAGTGCTGGGTACCGCAGCTCTGGGGAGACTGGGAACTGTGGGAGTTCTGGTGGCTATATTGTTGGCTTTGGGAAGTACTCTTAGTGGCATGATAGGAAAATCACCACCGACAACAAGCTCACACAGAGACTGA